The proteins below are encoded in one region of Spirochaetota bacterium:
- a CDS encoding SufD family Fe-S cluster assembly protein yields MSKRKIQHAEKEDNVNLAEGAKDKVATYGSDILVDDYIDTTVEHQYLDDLSKLSSTEKEQLLRAGVDITEQNRSGTFVQKDHSVLHCSTSQEGMEILEINNAREKYDWMEDYWWRAVAVDMDKYTSRAELHQENGYFIRSLPGTKSVYPLQACLYLDEDKLIQDVHNIVIAEENSELHIITGCAVAPHVKSGLHVGISEFYVKKNAKLTFTMIHNWAEEVAVRPRSATIVEEGGLFLSNYVCMQPVNSLQMYPVTYLIGENSTARYNSILVATPGSELDVGSRIFLKAKGSRAEIISRAITMGGKIIARGHIIGEVPGIKAHLECKGLILSDDGVIHAIPELEGYKEDIDLSHEAAVGKIAREEVEYLMARGLSEEEATATIVRGFLNVEIEGLPPDLQNELDRAVGISDKSDM; encoded by the coding sequence ATGAGTAAAAGGAAGATTCAACATGCTGAAAAGGAAGATAATGTTAACCTTGCAGAAGGGGCAAAAGATAAAGTGGCTACTTATGGCAGTGATATTCTAGTAGATGATTATATAGATACCACAGTAGAACATCAATATTTGGATGATTTATCTAAACTCTCTTCCACTGAGAAGGAACAATTGCTAAGAGCGGGTGTGGACATAACGGAACAGAATAGATCGGGTACCTTCGTTCAGAAGGACCATTCTGTCCTTCATTGCAGCACCTCTCAAGAGGGGATGGAGATATTGGAAATTAATAATGCCAGAGAGAAGTATGATTGGATGGAGGATTATTGGTGGAGAGCAGTGGCAGTTGATATGGATAAATACACCTCCAGAGCGGAACTGCATCAGGAAAACGGCTATTTCATAAGATCCCTTCCAGGAACAAAATCCGTATATCCTCTACAGGCATGTTTATATTTGGATGAGGATAAGCTAATTCAGGATGTCCATAATATTGTCATAGCAGAGGAGAATTCAGAATTGCATATCATTACTGGATGTGCTGTGGCTCCACATGTGAAATCAGGCCTTCATGTGGGCATCTCAGAGTTTTATGTGAAAAAGAATGCAAAGCTTACATTTACTATGATTCATAATTGGGCGGAGGAGGTAGCAGTGCGTCCTCGAAGCGCAACCATTGTAGAGGAGGGAGGGCTCTTTCTGTCTAATTATGTATGTATGCAGCCAGTAAATAGTCTGCAGATGTATCCTGTTACATATTTGATTGGAGAGAATTCTACTGCAAGATATAATTCCATTTTGGTTGCGACACCCGGATCAGAGCTCGATGTTGGCTCGAGGATCTTTTTAAAGGCCAAGGGATCTCGGGCAGAGATAATTTCCCGCGCTATTACCATGGGCGGGAAGATTATTGCGCGCGGTCATATCATTGGGGAGGTTCCTGGAATAAAGGCACATCTTGAGTGTAAGGGATTGATCCTTTCCGATGATGGTGTGATTCATGCCATACCTGAGCTGGAGGGCTATAAAGAGGATATTGATCTCTCTCATGAGGCGGCAGTGGGCAAGATCGCGCGTGAGGAGGTCGAATATCTGATGGCTAGAGGATTAAGCGAGGAAGAGGCCACGGCAACTATTGTGCGTGGATTCTTAAATGTTGAGATTGAGGGTCTCCCCCCTGATCTACAAAATGAATTGGATAGAGCAGTTGGAATTAGTGATAAGAGTGATATGTAG
- a CDS encoding ABC transporter ATP-binding protein produces the protein MLNIEDLKVEVNGREILHQVSLNINPGEIHVLFGPNGSGKTTLLMSIMGFPGYKVTGGKIKFHGKKINNSSLNERAKMGIGLSFQRPPTIKGVKMKQMLDICVRGEKDVNPMIGQLNFNEFMDRDLNDGFSGGEIKRSELLQLMAQDPELLLLDEPESGVDLENIALISGVIEELLQRGLKHQEGKSLQECKKERQKSGLIITHTGYILDYLDVDKGHVLMNGRLSCSGNPREMLKCIKEEGYNECVKCAS, from the coding sequence ATGTTAAATATTGAAGATTTAAAGGTTGAGGTAAATGGTAGAGAAATTTTACATCAAGTTTCATTAAATATTAATCCTGGGGAGATTCATGTGCTCTTTGGCCCTAATGGTTCTGGTAAGACGACCCTGCTTATGTCCATCATGGGTTTCCCAGGCTATAAGGTAACAGGTGGCAAGATTAAGTTTCATGGCAAAAAGATAAACAACTCATCATTGAATGAGAGGGCGAAGATGGGTATTGGCCTTTCCTTTCAGCGACCTCCAACCATCAAGGGTGTTAAGATGAAACAGATGCTCGATATTTGCGTTAGAGGAGAGAAGGACGTAAATCCCATGATCGGACAGCTTAATTTTAATGAATTCATGGATCGGGATTTGAATGACGGTTTCTCTGGAGGTGAGATTAAGCGATCAGAGCTTTTACAGTTAATGGCTCAGGACCCGGAACTTCTCTTGCTTGATGAACCAGAATCCGGGGTTGATCTGGAAAACATTGCTTTAATAAGTGGTGTGATTGAAGAGCTTTTGCAGAGAGGCCTAAAGCATCAGGAAGGGAAATCGCTTCAGGAATGTAAGAAGGAGAGGCAAAAGTCAGGATTGATAATTACTCATACGGGCTATATCCTTGATTACCTTGATGTTGATAAAGGACATGTTCTTATGAATGGAAGATTGAGTTGTAGCGGGAATCCACGCGAAATGCTCAAGTGTATCAAGGAGGAGGGATATAATGAGTGTGTTAAATGTGCATCATAA